The following nucleotide sequence is from Glycine max cultivar Williams 82 chromosome 9, Glycine_max_v4.0, whole genome shotgun sequence.
AATGTCACTTTCTGCATTAGAGTTGttcttttcatccatcaaaTAAATTGCAGACTTGCAATTATGAAATACTCACACATACATGCACAGGAAACAACCAACAAACCCCTCAagcttaatttaaattaaatctctATCAATTAGATTCAGTCTCCCAATTTGCAAATCTTAACCAGAAAAAACAGGAAGCTACAGTTAAGAATCTCTCATGATCATTTAttatcttctataaataaaaataatttaaaaaaaaatgaattgacaTCAGGACACAACTTTCAACCCGTGTTCCAAACAAAGGGACAAAAAGAATCAAGCAAAAACGAATAAGACACAAATTATCAGGACATTGTAGTCACTACAAGCAATCCATTTATACAATGCAAAGAACGCATATTACACGGGTTCCTCGGGAGTGAAATTCCCATTCCATAATTTCAAATTGAATGAGTTTTCaataaaaccctaaaataataataggagaagaagaaaagcgTAATTTGAATACCGGAACATATTTGAATTTCCTTCGAGGCGGTTCCTCGGGAGGCTCCGGAGGCGAGTCCTTGGCGTTAGCGTTGTTAGTAGTGGCGGTGTTCTGGCTGTGGGTGAGAGGGGTCCACTTGTAGAGGAGAAGATGAGAGGCATGGGAAGCGTGGTTGTGATGATTATTGGCGTTGGAATTAGAGGAAGCAGAAGAAGGGGACACGTGGATCCATTTCTTCTTCCACTTCCGGACCGGTCCAGTGAACACCGTGGCCGGTCCGTAGCGGGTCGAGGACCGCCCAAGCCGGGCCCCAACTCCCTCCATCTATATCTATCACAGATCTCCGATCTGCCTCCGCCAACACCAACAACACCCACACccggttctttttttttttaaaaaaaaaattatttatttcggATTTTTGGTTTGGAATTCTCTCCCTCTACAAAACCCTTTCCTTTCCTACATTCTCTAAAGACAAACAGGtgtctttctttttatcattcgACTTCCGTGTACCCGTCAAAGATCCAGTGCATCACTTTTTTGTGTTGTGGCCAATCACGACCGTTCATAACGTGTATCATGGCCCGATGGCACTGAGGCGGGTCCGATCCGAATTTAACTATCCGTATtctctatatttaattttaaatgaatcttttttattattattagtaagaGTATAATGACACTTTCATCCATATACAACTTAATTagacatataaataaaacatattgttTTCCATGATTCCatctaaactttttaaaagttaaaaaaataaaaatagggatTGAAATTTTGCCTTACTCACTAGATAATACAGCGGAAACCTTATGATAAGGTACTTcagggattttattttttttttgttctgtacttaaacaaattaaaatcatgCCATTCATAATGAACTGATATATACAATTAGGAATCAGATAATAACAAGTGGGACTAATATAAGAAGTAACTCTCCTTGCAAGAGAATGAACAAGAAGGTTGTTTCatttagaatattttatttgtttatttaaatttccaATCCTGCATCCTTACTCTTCACATTTTTATTTGCAAGACTAACAGTATCCCAGTGCTCAAGTCCAACCAATTATGGGTTTTAtggtttaaaatttatatattttattcaaaatgaaATATTGGAATATTTTCGCCCTCTTGGTAAGATTATAAACAAAGCATTGGCTTTCAACTGTgttgctttatatttttgttcaaaagacacttaaaataatcaaacaaaaatatggaGAGAAAAAAGTGTTTCAAAGAAAATAGTACAATGGATGATGTTTAAGTGCTTATTCTACCTACCAACAAATTGATCAATCCAAGCTTGGTGATTGGCTTTCAGGATCTCGCTGGGAAAAGAGGCTTCTGATGAATGAGAACATGGCAGGTTTTGTGGATACAAGATCTGTAGCTTCAAAAGTGACACTAGCTCAAGCTAATAAACGTATGCATTATTTTCATGTATTCATTTCGAATATTTAAGGCAATGCTGATCCGTGTATGATCTGTAATCTATGGATGCCATTCATCTATTGACAATCATTGCTTGGGGCATGTTGTTTGTTTATTAATGCTAGACAGTGCTAGACTATCAATTGGAAACATTTATAGTAGTGGGTAAAGGTGAATAGTTCATGATGTAACAGAAATAAAAGTTAGTTGCCTATGTAAGAGaattatttcatataaaatattaaatagcaGTAGGGGGAGTTGTGGTCATTGTGGAGGCATGAGGGGATTTAGTTATAAGTGGAATGGTAGGCAGAGACAAGGACTCTCA
It contains:
- the LOC100801458 gene encoding uncharacterized protein, translated to MEGVGARLGRSSTRYGPATVFTGPVRKWKKKWIHVSPSSASSNSNANNHHNHASHASHLLLYKWTPLTHSQNTATTNNANAKDSPPEPPEEPPRRKFKYVPVALLEEQKNEGAESEGTEKVDEESKPIDADSGAAEATHKNETLDEKPDINDVPMEESQSQYKNQVVRQDLNESTLDLSLGLTSHDDEHDSDSKTNQTRDGQ